One window of the Anoplolepis gracilipes chromosome 9, ASM4749672v1, whole genome shotgun sequence genome contains the following:
- the Ints7 gene encoding integrator complex subunit 7: MIGMRMNAFNDTGLGEPEQDANTALIELDKGLRSTKTGEQCEAIVRFPRLFEKYPFPILINSSLLKLAEVFRTGSNFLRVWVLRVCQQSEKHLDKILNVDEFVRRIYSVIHSNDPVARALTLRTLGSVAGIIPERQQVHHSIRRSLDSHDSVEVEAAIYAAQMFAAQSKLFAVSMCSKISDMIRGQATPASMKMQLIPILQYMHHDIFTASMVNELCMELLASYPAAEFVRVTLSALSTLASATLIDVPQQVVLLLRYLQDDPRLSVKRHALHLLHSLARRGAHLWPQGALNNLIESTTTLLQDGAGNTDLLIRTLDVIEVLSQNAVTCDANMEENSPLLQLCLNACYSPDPFVAVKAITILSRVACYCYEEGLPAYGIQDVISCLESLIVLLALDDKHLYQLKVCLRSTVKLCQSHPSHCAIFVDAIGSTLINASAENGQNEKQTVALCEALGAIGSLGENTLLPLLADILVKLKQTTHVHTKVMLCTLLFQMVAGGYEWNLECLEAVDNIVKNVDGWAKYRIARSAARYGHHTIATEIFKSLKETVASEQLHFWLSGLELVTKAECCLMDKKEGDENLTKAEIVEKLNGAIARYASACASLKAASTPLRSLQFPSEYSKLRCEFLQSIVQLLHSCISLCTAPPPAIAVTVVIATKDDLQRYGRVTHQLRKSAQDLKNCADNYQKLYQSAFDADPGSLANIRALQEMCRLLANSVERVCGGPSISMYQQQNDSVNFYFGESVEMRQLARCCAELRCLAPPWVGADSKTGAISHLRVSCLISQVTLLAGGTMRLPIPRYFFQTLQTTSIKLSVSPQPRVLGEPVSVPQGSQLALKVEGVLRHGRRASLFRSVAAVCISISTTPPSKINSDQKDSNINELQQTVIPHRDFFACEFLLSLGIPGSAIVFPCGAGGNTAGGTGSGGQYQITASASILDKDGNVWKCGPRSTLPVRVHEEPAKRKLP, translated from the exons atgattgGAATGAGAATGAATGCGTTTAACGATACTGGTCTTGGGGAACCTGAACAAGATGCGAATACAGCGCTTATAGAGCTTGACAAAg GTTTACGTTCTACCAAAACTGGAGAACAATGCGAAGCTATAGTACGTTTTCCTAGATTGTTTGAAAAGTATCCATTtccaattttgataaattcatCTCTGTTGAAATTGGCTGAAGTATTCCGCACTGGCAGCAACTTTTTACGAGTATGGGTCCTAAGAGTGTGTCAGCAGAGCGAAAAACATCTTGATAAAATCTTGAATGTTGATGAATTTGTAAGACGCATCTACAGTGTTATACATTCAAATGATCCAGTTGCCAGAGCTCTTACTTTGCGTACATTAGGCAGTGTAGCTGGTATTATTCCTGAAAGACAACAA GTACATCATAGCATAAGAAGATCCTTGGACTCTCATGATTCAGTTGAAGTAGAAGCTGCAATATATGCTGCCCAAATGTTTGCAGCACAGTCCAAGTTATTTGCTGTATCAATGTGCAGTAAAATTTCTGATATGATCAGAGGTCAAGCTACACCTGCCTCGATGAAAATGCAGCTTATACCGATTCTACAATATATGCATCACGATATTTTCACAGCATCAATG gTAAATGAATTATGTATGGAACTGCTTGCAAGTTATCCAGCAGCTGAATTTGTTAGAGTCACTCTAAGTGCACTAAGTACACTGGCCTCTGCAACTTTAATAGACGTGCCACAACAAGTTGTGTTATTATTACGCTATTTACAAGATGATCCAAGATTGTCAGTAAAACGTCACGCCTTACATCTTCTACATAGTTTAGCAAGAAGAGGAGCGCATCTCTGGCCACAGGGTGCTCTTAATAACTTAATTg AAAGTACCACGACACTTTTGCAAGATGGTGCAGGAAATACGGATCTTCTTATACGCACTTTAGATGTAATTGAG GTACTTAGTCAAAATGCTGTGACATGTGATGCAAATATGGAAGAAAATAGTCCTTTACTACAGTTGTGTCTGAATGCATGTTATTCTCCTGATCCGTTTGTTGCAGTAAAAGCAATTACTATACTTTCCAGAGTTGCTTGTTAttg TTACGAAGAAGGATTGCCCGCTTATGGTATACAAGATGTTATTTCTTGTCTCGAATCTCTGATTGTATTACTGGCCTTGGACGACAAACATTTGTATCAATTAAAAGTGTGCTTACGTTCGACGGTAAAACTATGTCAATCGCATCCTAGTCATTGCGCTATATTTGTTGACGCTATTGGTTCCACCCTTATCAATGCCAGTGCAGAAAATGGTCAGAACGAGAAGCAAACAGTCGCTCTGTGCGAAGCCTTAGGCGCTATTGGTAGCTTAGGAGAAAATACGCTGCTGCCGCTTTTAGCAGACATTTTGGTAAAGCTTAAACAAActacacatgtacatacaaag GTAATGCtttgtacattattatttcaaatggtGGCTGGAGGATATGAATGGAATTTGGAGTGCTTGGAAGCAGTAgacaatattgtaaaaaacgtAGATGGTTGGGCGAAATATCGTATTGCGCGTAGCGCCGCAAGATACGGTCATCATACAATTGCCACCGAAATATTTAAGAGTTTAAAAGAAACTGTAGCATCAGAGCAGCTGCATTTCTGGCTGTCTGGTTTAGAATTAGTTACAAAAGCAGAATGCTGTCTCAT gGATAAAAAGGAAGGCGATGAAAATTTAACTAAAGCTGAGATTGTGGAGAAATTGAATGGAGCGATAGCGCGTTATGCGAGCGCTTGCGCGTCTCTTAAAGCTGCCAGCACTCCCCTACGCAGTTTGCAGTTTCCAAGTGAATACTCGAAATTGCGTTGTGAATTCTTACAGTCTATAGTTCAGCTGTTACATTCATGCAT aTCTTTGTGCACTGCACCACCACCTGCAATAGCTGTCACCGTTGTCATTGCAACGAAAGATGATCTTCAAAGATATGGTCGTGTTACACATCAG TTAAGGAAATCAGCGCAAGATTTGAAAAACTGTGCGGACAATTACCAAAAATTGTACCAGTCAGCTTTTGATGCTGATCCAGGATCATTGGCGAATATTCGAGC ATTACAAGAAATGTGCCGATTACTCGCGAACAGTGTAGAGCGAGTTTGTGGTGGCCCCAGTATCTCAATGTATCAACAACAGAACGATTCcgtgaatttttatttcggcGAGTCCGTGGAAATGCGGCAGTTGGCTCGTTGTTGCGCCGAGTTACGTTGTTTAGCACCACCATGGGTGGGCGCCGACAGCAAGACTGGAGCTATCAGTCACTTGAGAGTTAGTTGTTTGATATCGCAAGTCACGTTACTCGCAGGTGGAACGATGAGATTGCCGATACCGAGGTATTTCTTTCAAACGCTGCAGACGACTAGCATTAAGCTCTCGGTATCGCCTCAACCGCGTGTTCTCGGTGAACCCGTTTCTGTGCCTCAAGGTAGTCAACTGGCACTTAAAGTTGAAGGTGTATTACGACACGGTCGAAGAGCATCCCTTTTCCGTTCTGTTGCTGCCGTGTGCATTTCCATCTCGACAACGCCGCCTTCGAAAATAAATTCTGatcaaaaa gattctaatataaatgaattgcAGCAAACGGTAATACCTCATCGTGATTTCTTCGCTTGTGAGTTCTTACTTTCCTTAGGAATTCCTGGATCTGCGATTGTATTTCCGTGCGGAGCTGGTGGAAATACTGCTGGAGGTACAGGTAGCGGTGGTCAATATCAAATTACAGCAAGCGCGAGTATCCTCGACAAGGATGGTAATGTGTGGAAGTGTGGTCCACGCTCTACACTTCCTGTTAGAGTACATGAAGAACCTGCAAAGAGAAAATTaccttaa